A stretch of DNA from Orcinus orca chromosome 3, mOrcOrc1.1, whole genome shotgun sequence:
ctaaaataaaaaatttctattCACCAAAGGACAAAAGAACGAAAAGAGAAGGCACAGTGTAGAAGAGTGCAAAATCAAGAAAGgggttatagggcttccctggtggtgcagtggttgagagtccgcctgccgatgcaggggacacgggttcgtgccctggttcaggaagataccatatgccgcggagcggctgggcccgtgagccatggccgctgagcctgcgcgtccggagcctgtgctccgcaacgggagaggtcacaacagtgagaggcccgcgtaccgcaaaaaaaaaaaaaaaaaaaaaagaaaggggttaTATACAGTAtatgaaacatttcaaaaatcaGTAGACGAATACAACAGCATAGGAAAAATAGGTAGGAGACTTGAACAGCTACTGCACAAAATAGGATCTAAAAATGGCCAATAATAATAACACCAAAAGGTGTTCAACCTcaattacaaataaagaaacataaacaCATCCAGCAAAATGGCAACAATATAAATAAACTAACAATGCCAAGTTGTGGAGATGAAGAAGAATAGGAATTCATACAGTGCTAGCATGAGTGTGAACAGGTAAAAGCATTTGGTGAAACTGATTGACATTATCAATTAAAGAAGAAGATACGTACATAGGTTATGTTCCACTAATCTCGATCCTAGCTAAATAATAGAGAAAAGTGTGTACACGGACATTGAAAATGTTACAAATATATTGATGGCAGAAATATGTGAAATAGACATAAAgagaaataatgtaaaattcTCAAGAGTGGAGCAAATAACTCACACCCTATTCATAAAACAAAGTACCAGAGAacataataaattaaatgaaCTCCAAGTACATATGGCAATATGGATTATTCCATACAATGGTGAATGATAAATATGaagaacacacaaacacatgcacacacataacaCATTTTGTGCAATTCCATTCAGATAAAATTTAGGAAACAGGTCAAAATCATTTATAAAGTTAAAACTGTGGCTACAtttgggagagaaagaggggaaagaTATTTGGGAGGTGCATTTTAGTGGCTTCTGGAGTGGAGGTAATAGAAGTTTTCACTTCCAAGTAGCTGATAGAGCTATAATATTCATTCTGTGCACTTTTCAGTGTATTATGAGCAAATAACAAGAAAATGCTCTCTAAAAGCTGATTACAACTGAAAACAAGTAGGTGAAGATAGTAACTACAAAATTTATAACACTAGTTATAATATGCATTgaataattaagaataaaaacaaaacaacatgtaTTGCCTTAGTGTCCTGTAATTCTAAAAGATTTTAGTTTAAAAAGGTATGTAAGAAGTAAACATTTAATTCAGAGAAATTTGgttctgagaatttttttaattaagaagaaaTTGATAGAATTAAAGaatatgagggacttccctggtggctcagtggttaagaatccgcctgccagtgcggcAAACACGGGTtggagccttggtccgggaagatcccacatgccacggagcaggtAAGCCCggttgccacaactactgagcctgcgctctacagcccagtcgccacaactactgagcccatgtgccacaactactgaagcccgcgtgcctagagcccgggctccgcaacaagaaggcaccgcaatgagaagctcgcgcaccgcaacgaagagtagaccccgatagccgcaactagagaaaacccgcgtgcagaaacgaagaccaaatgcagccaaaaataaataaataaattttttaaaattaaagaatatgaGACTTCAGAGTAAATAAAGGATATTTATACACTAACCTTTGAAAGAGAATCCTCAGTTGCTGGCTGCTGATCCTCTCTGTCCCCAGAGTCAGGTACACTGGGGCTGAAGGCCATGAGATCTGCCTTGGGCGGCCCCTCCCCAGAGCACACCCGCTGCCGCCTCTGCTGCGAGTAAGACCAGCTCCCCACCGCGCTGGAGCACACCAGCGTGGGCTTCCCGGGCCCGCACGCGCCCTCGCTGGGCGGCGCCGAGCACCGCAGCGCCGTGTACAGCAGCAGCGTGAGCACCAACAGGCTGGACACCGCGCAGATGGCGATGATCAGGTACACGTTCACATCCACCAGAGCGGCCTCCGCGCCAGCGGCGCCCGTCGACGCCCGCGAAGAGGCCTTGGGCGCCTGAACGCTGTCTTCCAGCGACAGCAGCACGGTGGCCGTGGCCGTCAGCGCCGGCTCGCCGTGGTCCTTCACCAGCACCAGCAGGCGATGGCGCGGCGCGTCCGCCTCGTCCAGGGCGCGCGTCGTGCTGATCTCGCCCGTGTACAGCCCCACGCGGAACGGGCTGCGCGCGCCACCCACCGCCGGCTGCAGCTCGTACGACAGCCACGCGTTGTAGCCCGAGTCCGCGTCCACCGCGCGCACCTTCGCCACCACGTGGCCCGCGCCCACCGACCGCGCCACCAGCTGGCTCAGCGCGCCCGCCCCGCCGCCCGGCCCAGGCAGCAACAGCGCGGGCGCGTTGTCGTTCTCGTCCAGCACGAACACTTGCAGCGTCACGTTGCTGCCCAGAGGCGGCACGCCCGCGTCGCGCGCGCTCACCTGGAACTGCAGCAGCTCCAGCTCCTCGTGGTCCAGCGGCTGCAGCGCGTACACCTTGCCGCTCTCCGCGTGCACCGACACGTAGCTCGACAGCGCTCGCTCGCCCACCCGCCGCTCCACCAGCGAATAGGACACCAGCGCGTTCTCCTGAGCGTCCGCGTCCCGCGCCGACACCGTGAAAATGTGGCAGCCGGGCGGGTTGTTCTCCTTCACGAACACCGTGTACTCAGGCTGCGCGAACGCGGGCGCGTTGTCGTTCACGTCGGCCACCTCCACGGACACGCTGGCTGTGGCCGACAGGGAAGGCGAGCCCCCGTCCCTCGCGGTCACCCCCACCTCATAGTTCGCCACACTCTCGCGATCCAAGGCGCTGTCCAGCACCAGCGAATAGTAATTCTTGAAGGTGGACACCAGCCTGAAGGGAACACTGGGCGACAGGGTGCAAGTCACTTGCCCATTGACACTGGAGTCAAGGTCGGACACACTTATCAAGGCGATGACGGTGCCCAGTGGAGCGTCTTCCCTAATTGGGAGGGACAAGGACTTGAATTCCATTACTGGGACATTATCGTTGGTGTCGCCAACTTCCACCATAACTGTACAATGGCCAGAAAGTGGGGGCTGCCCCTTATCAATGCCCTCTACAAGAATTTCATAGGATTTGCTTTCTTCAAAATCGATATATCCCTTTACCATAATTTCTCCAGTAATTGGATCTATGTAGAACTTGGATTTCACATTTGGTAAAATATCAGTTGAGAATGAATATGTAATATTCCCATTCAAGCCTTCGTCTAAATCTGAGGCGTTAAGTTTAATTACCAACGTTCCATTAGGAACATTTTCCAGTAATTTCacttcatagagtgttctgtcgaAAGCTGGGGCGTTGTCGTTGGCGTCCAGCACTTTGACGAGTAACTGAACGGTGCCAGTTAGCTCAGGTTTGCCGCCATCAGAGGCGGTAAGCACTAAAAAAATCTCCGGGGCTTCTTCTCTGTCTAAAGGTTTCCTTAATACTAACCCAAGACGTTTTACTCGCTCTTCATAGGATGGTTTTTCCAGCGAGAAATAGTCACTGGGGCTCAGTGTGTAAGTCAGCAGAGCGTTGGCCCCAATGTCTGCATCGGAAGCGCCCTCTAGTGGAAACCGAGAGTCAAGCGGCCTGGATTCAGCCATAAACAGATTCTTTTGTGTTCCCGGGAACACAGGAGGATTGTCGTTTATGTccttcacctccacctccacGTGGAACACCTGCAGCGGCCGGTCCACGATCACCTCCAGGTGGATGCTGCACTCCGCGCTCCGCCCGCACAGCTCCTCCCGGTCGATCCGAGAATTCACAAACAAAATGCCATTCTGCAGATTTACCTCCAGAAGGTCCCCGCGGCCTTTGGACGCCACCCGGAACAGACGCGGCACCAGCTCCGCCAGCTCCAGCCCCAGGTCCTGGGCGATGCGGCCCACGAAGGTGCCATGTTTGGCCTCCTCCGGGACGGAGTAGCGGACCTGGCCGCTCCCGACCTTCCAGGTTGCAAGGAACAGAAGTGAGAGCAGCAAACGCCGGTATTCCTGGCCGATTCCCCAGGAAAACTCCATCTCAAGCCCGCAGTGCTTTGTTCTCCTGAAGGGGGTCTTGTTTCAAAATGAAGAGATATCTCCTGACCGTTCAGTCCAGTCCCACTGCGTCCTCCATTTTTCAGCATCTGGATGGTGGATGCAGCTTCTTTACAGTAAGAATAggagggatttttttcctttctttctcgcTCTATCGGATCAATTTTATGGTACAGAGCGACATCATGTGGCTCCAAACCGTAAGTAACAGATTCTGGAAATGCATACTCTAAGTCTTAATTATTCTTTCATCCATTCCGCCTTTGGAGAATAGAATCTCATTTTGTACTACTGGGGTACACATTTTGCACCACTGAGATACACATTTTGCACCACTGATTTATTGGGATCCTTAGTTTCACCACAGGAGCAGCTTTCACTTCAGTGGAAATACTTTTTTCATAGAAGTTTTAAGTGTTTACAGAGACcgaactgtagttaacatagcaCTTTGCAAATATACAATTGGTAAAGTGTTGGTTAGGAAATTCATgacaggttttgtgtgtgtgtgtgttcctgagAGTGATGAAAGGTAGTTATTAATGATGACACACTCTTCATCATTGGATTTTACATTCCCGGTGTTGAAGATTTCGAGAATTAAGCTCTAGGAAAACTCTGATCTCCAAAATAAGTCATTGAAAGAGAAtatcaaaaatgtttgaaaaaggaagcaaagacCATCAGCACTTAATTGAAAGTCTTCCTTGCTGTGGACAAGGAAGCTTTAACAAGGAAGCAGGATGTTTTGGTATATAATTTGTGTTGGGAAGTATTCCAGATAATTTTATTCAATGGAACCTATTCACCTCCCATGAGCAAGATGGGTATTCTCATTTTGTCTCTTACAGTTTATAAACGCTTGCTTGTTCTCCAGGATCTAATATGTCTCAACTTGTATCCTCTCCTACAGCACTCATATATTTTAGTCAAAGTGGACAATTTCCTGCttccaataacatttttcatGAAACAGATATACTCATTTCATTCCCTGCCTAAGTAATATCCATCATTTCCAAACTCTTCTCAAAGCAGTTTCCCCCATTATATAACAAGTTAAAACTTCCCTGACCAACAAAGACTTTCATGATTAAGCCAATTGGGCAggcatcttcattttcttttatactATAGCATCTAGATAAAATCACTTGGGACATTTATtacattaatttctcttttgtagGTATTTGGGTATGTGTGTCTAATCCtccatttttgaaatataaacttttaaaaagaatatttgtgtTATAATTGTTTAATAGCTCAGAATACTTactgaatatttgctgaacattTACACTATAGAATGGTTTGGTTTTCTTCAACTGCTTaataaaatgcattaaattaAGGTGGTCATGCAGCTAGTTAAGAAATATGATATCTCAGCAACCTCTATAATTTTCCagagatacaaaaatattttccttagacATTGCTCTACTTAAGGTATATTTCAATTTCCATATTGAAAACCTGGATTTTAGCTTAGTTTTCATTCCAGTTCTTGGCAATCATGATCTTTGAGACATTAATAGTTCTAATGGTCAATAAAGAATTCCCAAATAATAGAGCATAATATATTTTCCTGACACACACAAAACAATATAGAAGGACATGATGGTagctattttaaaactttctttgacTTTTATGTTCATAAACCTCTTACTCCATAGCTgtctaagacaaaaaaaaaatcaatctagtGAAAATAGCTCTAGGCTCCCATTCTATGAAAAGCCACACTGCCCCCCCATTTTTTCTGAACTAAAACATAAATCAAAGTAGTTTCACTGTTCCAGTACCCAAACTGCAGATTTGTGCAAAAGGATTAGTATCAAACACACTGAAAGGAAGTGAAAAGGACTCCCTGTCCATTTACTTTATTTTGCAAGTAATTAAATGCATAGATGAGGTATGCAAAAGAATAGAAAGGATATTTATTTGGGAGCTATTCACTATTTAACGGGTATAGAGACAACACATCTCTAAAGGGAAGAACTCAAAGGTCTTTAAAATGTCTTATTAGCTGAGAATCATGTTAGTCAAGAAGTTGAAGAGGatgacttccctggttgcacagtggttaagaatccgcctgccaattcagggacacgggttcgggccctggtccagggagcaactaagcctgtgcaccacaactactgaggctgtgctctagagcctgtgagccacaactacgaagcccacgtgccacaactactgaagcccgcatgtctaGAGCACagcgtgctccgcaacaagagaagccaccataataagaagcctgcacaccgtaacaaagagtagcccccactcgccgcaactagagaaagcccgtgcgcagcaacaaacacccaacgcagccaaaaataaataaatttatttaaaaaataaaactatatgcccatttgtactaaaaaaaaaagaaattgaagaggggAGCTGGATTTGAAGACTGAAGTCCCACATCCTGGAAGACAAGAACTCTGGATGGCCCTATTATTCACAATAGGATGAAAATGATgcctaataaaataaatagtgaaCTGAGGTTGGACATGCTGTGGCTCATACTTGATGGACAGGAGGCCACAAAGGACAGTGCcagaaagaggaaatggaagTGGAAAAAAGGAggattatgtattttatatgttgGCCTATCCCACAATGTAATTGAGTATTAATCAGGTTTCACCAAGGAAACTTGAACAAGGAAGTAGGAAGTTGTAGTACATAACTTGTGTGGAAAAGTATTCCACACAATTAGAATGGAATACACCGGAGCAAGGTTGATATCTTCATTTTTGTCTCTAATGGTTTAGAATACTTGCCCATTCTCCAGTCACTAACATACCTAAGCTTTGGTTTCCAGTGGCAAAGAAACTTCAATGGGAGACCAACTATTTACTAGGGTAACTGACCAAATACCAAATAGGGGaatgaatggaaaataatttcactTCCAGTTATTTGGAACTTTGTACTTGCTACATGACACACATTAATAGGTTGGTATTCAGAGGAGGGTCACCAGTAATAACATTGACTTATTGAATTTTTTGGACATTAGCATCATTAATACTACATGTAAAAGAGGTTAATAATAAATAAGTTTTGCTAATTGAATAGTTTTAAAATGAggtatacagtatttttctctacACTGTTcagatagaaaataatatttcttaacaagattaataatattctttcaaacgcaatattttctaaattatgatATACTAAAGAGAGTATTAAAATTTCACTTCCTATTGATTTCTTAATGTTTACTAATAAAAAGTAGtgagaaacagaagagagaaaatgatacaattctaaaagcaataaatttattattctaacttttttttaacccaatTGGAAAACTAGCAACAATACACAGTATTGCCAAATGtgaacacaaaaattaaaacaatcatgttcaagtagaaagaaggaactgagaatacagataaatggataagtgAGTAAAAGAGGCTCTATAGGAGACAACAGGCTTAATAATCTAATGCTTGAAACTGAATATGTAAAAGCATAATAAAAAGGAAGAGTGTCAGTGACATTTGGACTAACATCCAGTAGGAATTTCCAATAAAAAGTGTCATAAGTTACTGAAGCATTGTGCAGGTATTAGCATACCACAGTTTAAGTCAAATATTCTAATCAATTCAATTTACcctggaaaatatattttgtttctatcCAGATTTGTAGCAATAAAATAATTCTACAGCGACTTTTAAAAACCTGCAAGTATGGGTCTTACCATTTATTGCTGATTCGGTTCAAAGCCATTAGTCACAAGAAATTCAAACACTTTAACCACAAAACCAATACCTTGAAAACTCTATTGACAGCAACAAGACTAATTAACTATTAAAATGTTTCCAAAGGAGTAGTAACGttgagaattaaaaacaaagacagttttgaaaggatttttaaaagttactcacCTTAGCAGGAAGATCAACCTTCACATCCGTCTGCTCTTCTCTATCCCCACTAATGGGGCCCGGTGGAAGACAGGGGCTGAAGGCCATGAGGTCTGCCTTGGGCGGCCCCTCCCCAGAGCACACCCTCTGCCGCCTCTGCTGCGAGTAAGACCAGCTCCCTACCGCGCTGGAGCACACCAGCGTGGGCTTCCCGGGCCCGCACGCGCCCTCGCTGGACGGCGCCGAGCACCGCAGCGCCGCGTACAGCAGCAGCGTGAGCACCAACAGGCTGGACACCGCGCAGATGGCGATGATCAGGTACACGTTCACATCCACTAACACCGTATCCGCACTCGCGGCGCCGGACGACGCCCGCGAAGAGGCCTTGGGCGCCTGACCGCTGTCCTCCAGCGACAGCAGCACGGTGGCCGTGGCCGTCAGCGCCGGCTCGCCGTGGTCCTTCACCAGCACCAGCAGGCGATGGCGCGGTGCGTCCGCCTCGTCCAGGGCGCGCGTCGTGCTGATCTCGCCTGTGTACAGCCCCACGCGGAACGGGCTGCGCGCGCCACCCACCGCCGGCTGCAGCTCGTACGACAGCCACGCGTTGTAGCCCGAATCCGCGTCCACCGCGCGCACCTTCGCCACCACGTGGCCCGCGCCCACTGACCGAGCCACCAGCTGGCTCAGCGCGTCCGCCCCGCCGCCCGGCCCGGGCAGCAGCAGCGCGGGCGCGTTGTCGTTCTCGTCCAGCACGAACACCTGCAGCGTCACGTTGCTGCCCAGAGGCGGCACGCCCGCGTCGCGCGCGCTCACCTGGAACTGCAGCAGCTCCAGCTCCTCGTGGTCCAGCGGCTGCAGCGCGTACACCTTGCCGCTCTCCGCGTGCACCGACACGTAGCTCGACAGCGCTCGCTCGCCCACCCGCCGCTCCACCAGCGAGTAGGACACCAGCGCGTTCTCCTGAGCGTCCGCGTCCCGCGCCGACACCGTGAAGATGTGGCAGCCGGGCGGGTTGTTCTCCTTCACCAACACCGTGTACTCGGGCTGCGCGAACGCGGGCGCGTTGTCGTTGACGTCGGCCACCTCCACGGACACGCTGGCCGTTGTCGACAGGGAAGGCGAGCCCCCGTCCCTCGCGGTCACCACCACCTCATAGTTGGCCATACTCTCGCGATCCAAGGCGCTGTCCAGCACCAGCGAATAGTAATTCTTGAAGGTGGACACCAGCTTGAAGGGTACATCATGAGTCAGGGTGCAGGTCACCTGCCCGTTGGCACCGGAATCGCCGTCGGAAACGCTGATCAGAGCGATTACCGTTCCTAGTGGAGCATCTTCTAATACAGGTAAAGAGAGTGATTTGACAACCAACTCAGGTACATTATCGTTGGTGTCCAAAATTTCCACTACAACCGTGCAGTGATCTGCCATTGGGGGATTTCCTTTATCTGTTGCTTCTACCTGGATTTCATATAACTTAGTGAACTCGAAATCTATGTTACCCTTTACACTGATGTATCCATTAACAGGGTCTATGTGGAATTTCGACAAAGTATCTGCTGACATGTCTGTATTGAAAGAATACACAATGTCCTTATTTATCCCTTCATCCAAATCAGAGGCGTTAACAGTCACTACTAGGGTACCGTTTGGTGCATTTTCAAATAATCTGACTTTGTAGATCGTGCTCTCAAACTCTGGGGCATTGTCGTTTACATCTACAACGGTGATCTTCAGTTGAATAGTACCAGTGAGTACTGGTTTCCCACCATCAACTGCTGTTATAAGTAAGTGATGCTCAGGAGTGACCTCTCGATCTAAAAGTTTTTTCAGCACAAGTCCAAGGGATTTAATTTCCacataatttcttttaacatcCAAGGTAAAATATTCATTGGAGTTAAGAGTGTAGGTCAATAGCGAATTAGCTCCGATATCTGCATCTGATGCGCCCTCTAGCGGAATCCGAGAACCAGGCGGCCGGGattcataaataaacaaattttttactGCCATTGGAAAAACCGGCTGGTTGTCGTTAATGTccttcacctccacctccacaTGGAACACCTGCAGCGGCCGGTCCACGATCACCTCCAGGTGGATGCTGCACTCCACGCTCCGCCCGCACAGCTCCTCCCGGTCGATCCGAGAATTCACAAACAAAATGCCATTCTGCAGATTTACCTCCAGAAGGTCCCCGCGGCCTTTGGACGCCACCCGGAACAGGCGCGGCACCAGCTCCGCCAGCTCCAGCCCCAGGTCCTGGGCGATGCGGCCCACGAAGGTGCCGTGTTTGGCCTCCTCGGAGACAGAGTAATGGACCTGGCCGCTCCCTGCCTCCCAGAATAGGAGGTGCAGAACCGAAAGCAGTAGTCGCCAGACTCCCTGACCTTCTCTCCAGAAAAATACCATTGCAAGCGTTTTTCCAAATATTGGGTCGCTTTTGCATcgatcaaaaatttttaaatatttctagttccttatttttcatttcttaatcaTTCCGTGCACGTATTTAAGAGATGGTGAGGAAAACCAGCATCTTAGTACGTAATAAATGCTGCATATCTTTTGTGGTGAAATACCTTGCGGTAGACAGCGACATCATGTGGCTAAATGTGTaagtattaaataaatgtatttacctttttttccttccattgaactttcccccattttttttccctgtaatttccTTCGAGCACTCCTCAAAGTCTtcatattttatcaaaatatatccTTAGAACTTTTATGCTAATTCATGACTTTAAATTAGGCCAATCCATGGCATATAGTTAAATATAGTAAAATAGTGATTACTATTATAACAGTAGTGGACATCTTTTGGAAATATTTCCGATGTGACACgtactatttcatttgttttaataggGTTAGCCCattaaattctcacaacaacctctGAGGTAGGTATTAATATGATTCACTTTTTACAAACAGTGAAGTGGAAATGCATACAGGTTAAGTAACTTAAAAGTAATATTAACTGGTGATGTTGAGTAGGATCTCAATATGATTCAAGACTCATGACATTAACCACTTGGCCACAAAGtctacattttacagaaaaatcgAGTCTTTGATATTTGTAACCATCAAAACAACAGAccttgaaaattttacttctacatTACTATGGCAATcgttaatttataaaatatgtttcttaCTTTGTAGAATGTCTACGAACCACTCCTGTGTCCTTTATCCAACAACTGCATCTTTGTTAGCTGTCTCAACTGTTTACATAAAGATGCCACAAGTCAGTCTTTTACAGTGCAGTTATTCTGTAAATTTGGTTTTTGTTGCATGAAAACACTGTGTGTTTGGATATTTGTTATATTCACATCATACCAAGGAAAAgtatattagttttttaaatttacacaTCACTTGTACATTTCAATTTACCTGTATATCTTAACATGTTCACAATATGAAATGATTCTGTTTTTAATAATCTCCACTCTGGATGAATTTCTGGATTCCAGTTTGTTAAAAAGTTGTTACTTGTAATAATTGGTGTTTAACCAATTattaaagagagaaaagtaaCTTTGGAATATGACTCACTCAATACATGTAAGACTAGGCAATGAAATATACTAAATGTCTCTGTAAAGTTAGTAAAAGGCATGCATTCTCTGAGCATTTGGAAGCTGAGCAAAGAAAATTCATAGGAAGAGGTTGAATTTAGAGAGGTAAGAGAATGCCCAGATTTTTGCTTATAGTCCtactctttttaaatgaaatcaaacGTGTgctttaagggaattccctggtgctccagtggttaggactccgtgcttccactgccaagggtgcagccaaaaacaaacaaacaaaaatttgatttaaatattaGGAGAAAAGTTTTCATACCAGGTTTTCCATGTACTCATTGAATGCAAGACTGCATTGCAACTTACTCATATTTTATCATTCACATTTAGAATAGAATAAATtatcaattaaattttaatgtataaataagtgaatattttaaattaactttctcAAGAATATAAGTAAAGAGGTAAGTTACATTAATGATATTTGTTGATATCAAACAGATAATTTCTAATTGATTCTCTTGTACTAGttcatgaaaaagaagtaaacatttaatgggtttccctggtggaccaatggttaagacttccaatgcagggggtgtgggtttgatccctggtcggggagctaagatcccacatgcctcggcaccaaaaaaccaaaaacataaaaaacagaagcaatattgtaacaaactcaataaagactttaaaatggtccacatcaagaaatctttttttaaaaagtaaacatttaagaattattttggaAAAGAGTATATCTAGGAAATAATTAAGATATCAATATGCCAGTTAGTGCTTTGATGGATCTTGAAAGGTAGTAGCTAGTTTTAAAATGagagacaaaattaaaaagttttaaatatcatGGACTTCATATTGAGATGGCTTTCACAACTTACTGTAATACTTCACATTTCATGACATTTAAGAGTATACTATCTGCAAATTGGAATGGCACAGGGAATTTATAACAGAGTAGATTCCATAATGATTATTATGAGATGAAGTTAATACTAAAGGAATTATATGAGTTTAAAGTTGTGCTAATGTGTGGTTAAGGTATCAGTGAATAATATCTACTCTCACTTAGACATCTCTTTTGGCAACTGaatcaagaaaatgtaaataaggaATAAGAAATCAAGaatttatacagtgatgtattGTGACTCCTGGAGATATGGGCACACCtggatataattttaaatcttaCCATTTACCTAGAGTAGAAATGTAGTAGCCAGACTTCCAGTAGGACAGATTCCATCTGACCATTCACACTTTCTGTACACTAGTCTCAAGAAGGTGGTGAGTAGCTATAGTACTCTAGGTGGGATGACTCATCCCAAGAAAGAGCTTcagccatttgtttttctctgtaaagCCTCAGATGAACTTTTCTGATTCCCAGGAAATATATATTCACTGTATTTTGAGGCTTATCAACTCTAAGGCACTAATATATTTCCCACAGGAACAGATTATCCTTAAATAAAGTTCAGTATTTCCCCACCAAACTCCTCAATTCCTTTAATAGCAGATCCCAGATAGAAATTGATATTCTGGCCTATCTGTGAAATGGCTAAAGCTAAGATCACTTAGTGGAAGTTATTTCATGATTCATCAATTCATCATTTGGGAGGAAATAAACCAGCAAATAAGTAACGACAAAAGAGTAGTAGAAGACAGTAATTTCACCCCAAGACATCTTccttttgttgaaaaaaaaagtgtttttaatttcccttccaAGTAtaacatttacttatttactcaTCAAGTTTAGTGTTTTAATTACCCAACATAGTAGTTACCAATGAAAATGTAGTCATTCAATGCCAGTCTTTGCCTTTTGGAAAAACTCCCAACATCATTAGGAATATAGTTGCTGCCAGGTGAAATTAAGTGAGCTCAGTCTTGGAAAATGTTATCATGG
This window harbors:
- the LOC101287170 gene encoding protocadherin alpha-3 isoform X21; translated protein: MVFFWREGQGVWRLLLSVLHLLFWEAGSGQVHYSVSEEAKHGTFVGRIAQDLGLELAELVPRLFRVASKGRGDLLEVNLQNGILFVNSRIDREELCGRSVECSIHLEVIVDRPLQVFHVEVEVKDINDNQPVFPMAVKNLFIYESRPPGSRIPLEGASDADIGANSLLTYTLNSNEYFTLDVKRNYVEIKSLGLVLKKLLDREVTPEHHLLITAVDGGKPVLTGTIQLKITVVDVNDNAPEFESTIYKVRLFENAPNGTLVVTVNASDLDEGINKDIVYSFNTDMSADTLSKFHIDPVNGYISVKGNIDFEFTKLYEIQVEATDKGNPPMADHCTVVVEILDTNDNVPELVVKSLSLPVLEDAPLGTVIALISVSDGDSGANGQVTCTLTHDVPFKLVSTFKNYYSLVLDSALDRESMANYEVVVTARDGGSPSLSTTASVSVEVADVNDNAPAFAQPEYTVLVKENNPPGCHIFTVSARDADAQENALVSYSLVERRVGERALSSYVSVHAESGKVYALQPLDHEELELLQFQVSARDAGVPPLGSNVTLQVFVLDENDNAPALLLPGPGGGADALSQLVARSVGAGHVVAKVRAVDADSGYNAWLSYELQPAVGGARSPFRVGLYTGEISTTRALDEADAPRHRLLVLVKDHGEPALTATATVLLSLEDSGQAPKASSRASSGAASADTVLVDVNVYLIIAICAVSSLLVLTLLLYAALRCSAPSSEGACGPGKPTLVCSSAVGSWSYSQQRRQRVCSGEGPPKADLMAFSPCLPPGPISGDREEQTDVKVDLPAKPRQPNPDWRYSASLRAGMHSSVHLEEAGILRAGPGGPDQQWPTVSSATPEPEAGEVSPPVGAGVNSNSWTFKYGPGNPKQSGPGELPDKFIIPGSPAIISIRQEPTNSQIDKSDFITFGKKEETKKKKKKKKGNKTQEKKEKGNSTTDNSDQ